CGCAGGGATCCATCTTAGAGCTCTTTATCTCACGTATGTAAATGATACATGTATCTGCAGGTTGATTGTGGGCTCCTTCTGGATCCGGATAACTCAGCttgcattttttgaaaaaaggtcCATTTTTATCaataatagaataaaatatagatGATTTTGAAGATATTGGGATCAGATTGGGTCCAGGAGAAATCACATCGGGTGTTCCCCAGGGATCAACTTTAGGACCCCTACTGATTCTCTCATATATGTCAGTTATGATAAATCTGGAGTTGATTGGAAGCTCTTTCTGTATGCTGACGATTCAGTTGCAtactttacttttcattttctccGGTTTGCATTTACTCAAAAAGATAGATGCAATTAATTCCAAAATTCACAAAAGATTTGATCCAACCGAATATTATGCATCAAATCCATGTCTGCAATGCTTAAGCTTTCCCCCCTcgctgttagctagctatctAACAGCGccatacatacatttatagGACCCCAGTATTCAAACCACAGTGACAGACTGTAAACACTAAGGCTCGGTACAGCCCTACGGAAGCCTCAGAGTTTGTGAGGCTCTGGTTCACCTGGCAGCCTGTTGACGAAGATAAGCTACACCGCTCAGTTACCTCTCATCACGACGCAATACAGCTGCTGCCCCGCACAGCACCACCGGGGGGCGCTCTCACCACAGGGCCCCCGCAGACTTCTCAGATATTTTTATAAACAAGCATGACtcctttctgttgtttttcttggaCACTTTTTTTGCTCTGACAATGTGTGTACCGGACGAGGAGGCCGAGTCACGACCCGACCAGGGAACTCCCTGTTTGGGACGCGTTCAATCTGCTGCACATCCGCGAGGGAAACAGCGCGTAAGCTATGGGGTCCGAAAGATCGCAATACCGCGTGTCGTAAAACAATATCGATTTAGATTTCAGGAGTTTCTCGGATAGCGGATTCTATTTGTGGTAGAACATGTTACATTTACGACGTGACACCGAAAAGGACACCGTAGTGTAAGGGCGCAACCGTGAACCGTGAACCAGGGTGTTCTGCATACGCCGATGTATTCTGTATACTCGGATAGTTAGGAGAATACGTTAACACGTTCCTTTCCGATCTGCTATTAGCTATTGCTTTCCTCAGCTCAGTGATTCTCGTTGATTGAAATATTTGCTTTAGGCTCAAAATGGTGCAACTTGTCGCCACGATCAGACTACAGGTCTTTTCTTAACGCCAGCTGTTGATTGTTAGTGCTTGATTTTCCATCGTGATGATTGTCCGCACGACATCCACATCGGCCGGTTCCTAACTACACAACTTTTGAAATAGCTTAGAATTACAACCTGAAATGTATCTACACCTGCCCGCCCTGATACCGATGTCCCCAGCGTCCTCTTTGGGGCTTCATGCGCAGTTTGATGTGCTGAAGAACGGAGGCAGGTCGACGTTTCAAATGCAGTTTGATATCATAAACGAAATGCAAATCAACATAACTAAAAACAGCTGGACCTCAGAACCTTCCGAACCTATAACCAGCGGACGGTCCCGTGCAGCAGAGGTGATGCGTCCCGGGGTCGGGTCAGtgacctgggggggggggggggacaggatGGATGTATTTTCCGGACCACGGAGCCGAACTGAAACCCTCCACAGGTCCCAGATCAGGGACAGGAGGGCGGCGGGTCCGGACACCAAAGGAAAGAGGACGAGGAACTTCAGCACTTATCAGAGAGGGAGGATCAAACGTTTTATAAGAACAGTATAGATCACATATTATCAGACTATTTAAACTAcgatgttcatttgtttttgcataatGTAAGTCAGCTGGTAGCACGTGGAGCGGCGGTTTCGGTTTTTCTACAGCGCCGTGAGTCTGACGTTTTTATGCAAGAAGCCAGCGGCTGTGACTCTTCAGGCTAACACAGGAACCTTCAGGTATTCAGACTCTGTCCGTCAGCCGGACGTTAACTCCCGTAGCAGGGCGCTAAAGGCTACACCTCAGAAACCTGTCAGAAaccgggggggaggggggggggggaggagtcCTGCGAGTCAAAACCCAGGGCTGGGCAACATAGAACAACTGTTTCCAATGCACCAACCACACAACCTCTGTCCAATGCACCATGGCAACCGAAAAtactgctctctgattggctgacaggCATTCGTTAAACTCCTGTTAGCTTACATGCACACTGATCTTTATACTGAGTAATGTCATGAATCTGATACGGGTCATGCAAACAGCATATTCATGTATTGTTCCCTGTTCTGAATGCAGTATTCTCAGAGGAAGGTTTATTATTCAGGTTTCAGGAGAATGATGTACATGTTTGCAGCACGTTCACAGTAAGAGGCtcagtgtgtgttctcctgcagAGCCGTAGGAAAGATTTAGAAACTTGTGAAGCGTATTGTAGGAACTGTGGCTTTGTGTTGCTGATCGTTAGCTGATGAAGTGAAATGGTGCATCAGGATGAACAAAGAACTCAAAGAAAACCTTCTCACAAGCTAAAACGTGCCATGTTGCCCAGCTCTGACAGGAACAGAAAGTCCTGCAGGAACAAACAGACTGAACTCATTCAgaggaacagaaacagagtCTGAAAATAACTCGACAAGTCTGACCGAGTCCACGCGTGCACAGGCTTCTCTTTCTGAGTTCTGGCCTCTTATGCTCATGCAGACGCTGTTTTAAGTCACTTAACAACCTCTTTAAGTCTCCCTTTATCTCCCCTGCCAACAGGACCTTTCAGATGTTTACACATTAATGTTCTGAATCTTCATCAACAACTCTCCCACCTCACAGACTTCCTCTGACAGCAGTTTTACGGCTTCTTTACAAACCAAACGAAGGTTAAAAACCCCTGAGTCTGTGTGGACCAGGCCTTTATATCGCTGCTGATCAACATACTTGGGGTTGAATTTGGTCAGCAGTGATATTTGACAGACTGAATACTTCTGTCCTCTCTGCTCATCATTTTTATAACTCAGTTAAATTCACAAATCGCTGCTTCCAGATCAGATGCTGGACTCAAGTCCAGTACCGCCCGGAGGAACCTGGAGGAGGAAAACTCGGATCAGAGTAATAACGACAATAGGAGGTAGAATAAAAGACGTGCGGGGTGAGGGTGTAGTATCAGAACAGTCTGCAAAGTGGATTAAACGTACATTTCTAAAAGAAAGTgatttcatttgattgattttagaTATTTAGTTCTCTATAATTTATACACAGTCTTGGTGTGTTTAAATTACTCGCAGCATAATCAAGTATAGATTTCTCTTCAAATGATCGATAGACATCCAAACTTCAGGCAGTAAGTAAAACGCTTGTGTCTGAACTGATATTTTGAGcaccaaatataaaatgtgaataaCGTGTCTGATGACTTTGTGAAGTTTCGAATCAACACTGAAGCTTAAAGTGAAAGTTTGAAACTCACAGTCcgactcttcctcctcctcctgggttcTTCGTCTCAGTTAAACTGTGAAAACAGCTCAACCTCATCTTCATCGGTTTACTTCACCACAAACGCCAAACGTTGCTTTCACGTCTCCTCAGCTCCTGGCTTGTTATTATTTTGATCAGATGTTTTACGATATGATATCCAGTTTGACCACAACATGCCTAATTACAAATCATTTAGCTATATTCACTTAATGAGATTACTCTTTACCGTTGATTCCTCAAAGTATATCCTAATATATCGATGCAGAAGAAGAGTCACAAAGAAACGTTTAGTAAATTAACTTTTAATACtgtacatgttattttaaagaggAGGTACTTAACACGTGTTGTAGGAACCGGAAAGGTTTTATGTGAAAATCCTTTATGTTGCATGTCTCTGTtggtggagggagggagggagggagggagggggtgggggggggggataaggTTGATTATTAGTTTAGAAAAATGTGAAGAAGCTTCTTTCACCATGACCACTAGATCTGTCACAGGTCGCCTCCACAGGaaataaagcactttaagtGTCCACAGCCACGCCTCTTTCTTCACCTGCacacattacccacaatgcacctgcCGAGAAAACACCTTTTATCTCGTGAGGTGTTCGGACATATACTGTAGTGACCAGTACGCTGTTAAAATAGTTACAGGTTAGATAGTGAGCTAAAGCTAAAGGATGCCTGGATAAAACAGGAGCAGTTTCTCTTCATTCAACTCCTCCTTCTTGTCCTCATCATCAAACTTCAGATCTGTTTTCTGAATgatcacttttaaaatgtcccactaGTTCCTCATTATTCTAACGCCTTCATGTGCTAATCATCCGCTTTTACACTTTCTGTCTcccaatttattttcctttgtaaATTCACTTCAAATTTCAGATTCTTTTCTCCAAattttgactttgaaaacatatttaaaataccaCTTTGTCCCCAAAGGATCAGACTGTGTTTCAAATTCAGATCGTTTTCTGAAACAGTAAGAAGGTAGACAGTTTCGATAGTTAGCTAAGTAACAATTAAAGATGAAACTGAACGTAATGGAAGAACTGTAAAACACATATCGGTCCAGACACTTCGCTTGGAGTGGCGGATGAGTATCCAGCTGAGTTTAAAAAATGGATCCATACGACAATTTGTCTTGTAAgtcatttaatgtatttacacTGATTAATACTCGTTTATTGGACATCAGCGTCCTCACTCTTCTGGATGTGAACGTATTTAAGATATGAAACAGAAGAAGGGGAAGAGTTCTGCTCAGTATTATTTTAGTCATTGCACAAAGTGAACGAAGGGCAGATGTGCATTAAAGCTGATTCTGAGCTGGTATTAGAGCAGCAGCAGTTACTGGTTGCAGGGGTTGGCCACCCGGGCGGTGAACAGCAGAGCGTTGATGCTGGCCTCCCTGATCAGCAGCAGGAAGGGTCTGTTGACCTGAAACACCTCCCGGTTCAGGTTGATGGATCGACCGACCGCCACCACACCGGTCGCTGCCGCCGCCTCGCTGCCCTCCTCGTTCACCTGTAGAAACAGATTCACTCAGGATACAGaggaccgggggggggggggggggctttccTTACAAAGAACAGATTTTAAACCTCCTTCCAGTTTTATTCCTGAATAAACAACTGGAGGGAGCGTGCAGCGAAGAGGCCCTTTAACATCACAGTCAACACACAGGTGACCCCACAGGTGACCCCACAGGTAACCCAGCCTCATTACTGACCTCCAGGAAGGCTTTATGGAAGGCGTCAGAGATGTGCAGACCTTCACCTCCTTCCTCCAACATCCCTGAAACACAGACGGACATTAAACTACAGACAGCTTCAGTCTGTACCAACATGCATCTTAGAGTCAGTTTACATGCTAAACACACGGAAGGATTTTCACTCTGGTTTGTTGCTTCCAATGTTTCTGTTGATAAGAAGAGGAATCAGAAGAACGGTCAAAACCAGCATTCACTTATACCCACTTTCATTTAAGTTCCCAAAACATCCCATATTTATTTGGATCCTgaaggccacacacacatttttggttGTTTGAAACTACACCTACATTGCGTacagcgcccccccccccccccccccccatgattTTGGGGGGGCACCAGCTAAACTCATGCCTAGGGCAGAACAATGACCAGGGCCAGGCCTGGTCACCACATCCATGTTTTCTCCTCAAACGTCCTGCACTTATTTCAGTCCCTGAACGCCCCACTGTGCAGCAGACTATATTCAACCGGACTGATCTCAGCGTTCCTCCACTGTTACACCAACCTCACAAACACTATAACGCCTCTCCTCACCTGGCAGGCTGGCCTTCTCGGAGCTGAACAGGTCAGTGAGTCCCATCGCCTGCAGCTTCTCCTTCAGACTGATGCTGTCCTCGACCCTGAAGCGAGGGATGTGAACCGCCACCGTTTTCTCCTCCATCCCGTCCATCCATTCGGTCATTTTCTTCAGGTCCAGATTCTCCTCCACCTCAACgaacacaacacaaaatactCTGAGCCCTGGATAAAAACCGAGCGGCTCCACCTCCTGAGATGTATGTCCCACGGGGCTCTGTATCTGGACCCCTGCTTTTATAATTCTATATAATGCTCCTACTTGGTGACATCCTTTATAGTTTAAATTTCTCCCCCAACAgatgcaggttagcatcctgcagtttctcTGTGCAGGGGACTCGACTATACACCTGGCTGTGACTACCATTGCCTCAACAGTCACTGGGGGAGGAACACCCAGAAACCCATTGAGCCACAGCCTGCAGTGGGACGCTGAGGGTCACCTTGCTGAGCGTGGTGTCCGTGCTGGGCAGGATGATGACCATGGTGATGTCGTCTCCGCGGTACGGCATCTCCAGCAGCTGCACATGGTCGTCGGGGTAATATCGGTACCTGAAGCGGGTCTCCTGGTACATCTGGCTCACTTGGCAGCTGCGACTCTCGCTGACCTGAAAGTTGGACTTGTACACGTTGTCTTTGTTGAACTTGTTCTTCCACTGACCCTGAAAGAGAATAATCACTATTCAGCAGAAACCCTGAGGTACAGCTGAGGTCTCCTGCTTTCAGTCTCAGGTAAAAACGGGGAGAGACCAGAACCTGGGGGGTCCTGCTCAGGTACCTTGAAGTAGATGGTGTTGACGAGCACCAGGATGGTGTTGGAGTCCAGCGCCGCCGGGGGCAGCGTGTCCTGGATCAGGTTCTCCGTCTGGTTGGAGATCCAGCTGTTGATGGTGACCCGGGCCTGGTCCGGGTTCTCCTGCAGAACAGAACCAGGGTTATGATTCAACAGACAGCTGGACCTACCTGATCCATGAGGCTGTTTAAATGGAACTTCCCTGGGATAGATAAAGAGCTCTGATTATAGGGAGGGGTAAGGATGTGTTcagggcgtgtgtgtgtgagtgtgtgtgtgtgtgtgttaccttgaaGTTGAGTGGCAGCAGCTTGGACCCGTACACTGTCTCGCTGATGTTCTGGTACGTCTCGTCGAAGACCAGAGACTTGTCTCCGAACAGACGGTTGGCGGAGATCAGCGCCGTCGTCTCGTCCTTCTTCCGGTACAGACGGCAGTTCAGCTTCGCGAAGAAGAAGTGGACCTGATCCGACGTCTTCTCCTTGATGCTGTCGAACTcaaacacctgcacacacacacacacacacacacacacacacacacacacacacacacacacacacacacacacacacacacacacacacacacacacacacacacacacacacacacacacacacacacacacacacacacacacacacacacacacactgtttgtacaGGACACACCTGGCAGTATTAATGATGTATGGTGTTGATGATGACCTCCATGATCTGCCTTAGCGTCTCGTTGCAGGCTCCCAGTTTGGTCATGGCGAAGGCGGTGGAGATGCTGATGGGAGACATGAAGATGTTCTGCTCGGGGGTCTTCGCGAGGGCCAGCTGTTTGTGCAGCGCCAGGGCGAAGCGACCGTTGGCCTTCGACAGCTCCCAGACGCGGGGGTTGGTGGCCTCGGGGACGGGGTCGGGGTCGGAGGTCGGGCCCTCAGGGGCCTCGGGCTCCTCAGGCTCGGGTTTCCGATAGATGCAGCGCGGCTCAAGCGGGAGGTCTTTGGGTTTGACGCCGCAGATGTCCGGATTGAAGGCGAGGGCAACGAGCGGCATGAACGCCACGACtaacagccaatcagcagccCTCATTCTGCAGAGAGAGCAAATCAGAGGTGAGCTTACACTGCTTTACTTTCAAGTCATATTAGAGCATTTATGTTGTCTCATGCTCCCATTGGCTAACACATTGTAGTTGACATCTATAAGCAGTTGACCTATCCCAACGCAGccggccagctatccaatcagagcagactgggctctggttttagacagagggtgaaaagaagtgctgcagcacaggtagtctgagaaaaataaagcatggagacatgtcccagtagagacgctacatactgatatacacctgaacatcagcaggagaggactctttaaaggagagacgctacatactgatatacacctgaacatcagcaggagagaactctttaaagtagagacactacatactgatatacacctgaacatcagcaggagaggactctttaaagtagagacactacatactgatatacacctgaacatcagcaggagaggactctttaaagtagagactctacatactgatatacacctgaacatcagcaggagaggactctttaaagtagagacactacatactgatatacacctgaacatcagcaggagaggactctttaaagtagagactctacatactgatatacacctgaacatcagcaggagaggactctttaaagtagagacactacatactgatatacacctgaacatcagcaggagaggactctttaaagaagagacactacatactgatatacacctgaacatcagcaggagaggactctttaaagtagagactctacatactgatatacacctgaacatcagcaggagaggactctttaaaggagagacgctacatactgatatacacctgaacatcagcaggagaggactctttaaagtagagacactacatactgatatacacctgaacatcagcaggagaggactctttaaagtagagactctacatactgatatacacctgaacatcagcaggagaggactctttaaagtagagactctacatactgatatacacctgaacatcagcaggagaggactctttaaagtagagacactacatactgatatacacctgaacatcagcaggagaggactctttaaagtagagactctacatactgatatacacctgaacatcagcaggagaggactctttaaagtagagacactacatactgatatacacctgaacatcagcaggagaggactctttaaagtagagacactacatactgatatacacctgaacatcagcaggagaggactctttaaagtagagacactacatactgatatacacctgaacatcagcaggagaggactctttaaagtagtgacactacatactgatatatacctgaacatcagcaggagaggactctttaaagtagagacgctacatactgatatacacctgaacatcagcaggagaggactctttaaagtagagactctacatactgatatacacctgaacatcagcaggagaggactctttaaagtagagacactacatactgatatacacctgaacatcagcaggagaggactctttaaagtagagacactacatactgatatacacctgaacatcagcaggagaggactctttaaagtagaataAATC
This DNA window, taken from Eleginops maclovinus isolate JMC-PN-2008 ecotype Puerto Natales chromosome 9, JC_Emac_rtc_rv5, whole genome shotgun sequence, encodes the following:
- the serpinc1 gene encoding antithrombin-III — encoded protein: MRAADWLLVVAFMPLVALAFNPDICGVKPKDLPLEPRCIYRKPEPEEPEAPEGPTSDPDPVPEATNPRVWELSKANGRFALALHKQLALAKTPEQNIFMSPISISTAFAMTKLGACNETLRQIMEVFEFDSIKEKTSDQVHFFFAKLNCRLYRKKDETTALISANRLFGDKSLVFDETYQNISETVYGSKLLPLNFKENPDQARVTINSWISNQTENLIQDTLPPAALDSNTILVLVNTIYFKGQWKNKFNKDNVYKSNFQVSESRSCQVSQMYQETRFRYRYYPDDHVQLLEMPYRGDDITMVIILPSTDTTLSKVEENLDLKKMTEWMDGMEEKTVAVHIPRFRVEDSISLKEKLQAMGLTDLFSSEKASLPGMLEEGGEGLHISDAFHKAFLEVNEEGSEAAAATGVVAVGRSINLNREVFQVNRPFLLLIREASINALLFTARVANPCNQ